A genomic region of Ensifer adhaerens contains the following coding sequences:
- a CDS encoding cell division protein ZapA, giving the protein MAQVTVSIDGKAYRMACEEGQEDHLIELATNFDQYVGHLKSQFGEIGDLRLTVMAGIMVMDELSEVNRRLKNLETEVGNLTNGRDAAMSDQMKSEEALASALSEVTQQIHSIAAKLNGRPTTPAG; this is encoded by the coding sequence ATGGCGCAGGTCACAGTATCGATCGACGGCAAGGCCTACCGGATGGCTTGCGAGGAGGGGCAGGAGGATCATCTGATCGAGCTTGCCACCAATTTCGATCAGTATGTCGGGCACCTCAAGAGCCAGTTCGGCGAGATCGGCGATCTGCGCCTCACCGTCATGGCCGGCATCATGGTCATGGACGAACTCAGTGAGGTCAATCGCCGGCTGAAGAACCTCGAGACCGAGGTCGGCAACCTGACCAACGGGCGCGACGCCGCCATGTCCGATCAGATGAAGAGCGAGGAAGCGCTGGCCTCCGCCCTCAGCGAAGTCACCCAACAGATCCACAGCATTGCCGCCAAGCTGAACGGCCGACCGACGACGCCGGCAGGCTGA
- a CDS encoding DUF4164 domain-containing protein translates to MPAKTVKAAIDELRNAVQSLENAIDGRFDRERDFGEFESEVRRVNTDRSRLAQELDQSQFRANRLEEVNREVSRRLVTAMETIRAVLDR, encoded by the coding sequence ATGCCGGCAAAGACTGTCAAAGCGGCGATCGACGAACTGCGTAACGCGGTGCAGTCCCTGGAGAATGCGATCGACGGTCGGTTTGACAGGGAACGGGATTTCGGCGAGTTCGAAAGCGAGGTGCGGCGCGTCAACACCGACCGCTCGCGGCTCGCACAGGAGCTCGATCAGTCGCAGTTCCGGGCAAATCGGCTCGAGGAGGTCAACCGCGAGGTTTCCCGTCGCCTCGTGACGGCGATGGAAACCATTCGGGCGGTGCTCGACCGCTAG